The window CTGACTGACCAaattttagcacaatttattttgaatgaatcTGTTTCCTCATTAGGTGTCAAATCAACAGAAGCATGTAAAACACCCAGTGTGCCATCAAGAGAGAGTGGAAATCCATCTAATGCAAGCACCAATGTAAAGAAACCATACTTATCAACACTTGCAATGAAAAATGCTAAGGGACAAGAAAACCCCACAAACCATGAAACGCAGGAAGAGAagacaacagaaacaaaaacacagagaGGACGTCGAAGAAGAAAATATGTGACGAGTGGAAGTGCAAATACTGAAGGAGCTGATGGCACTTTAATGGGAAGTAAAACAAAAGCTAACTCAGAAACTAAAGTGGCCAAACCTGCTAGATCTTTTCTTTGCTCAGTTTGTGGCAAGTGTTTTACCCAAAATGCCAGTCTGATCATCCACCAAAGAACTCACACAGGTGAAAGACCCCATGTGTGCAAAGTATGCAACAAGAGTTTTATCAGTAGCGCTTACCTTGTAATGCACCAGAGAATCCACACTGGAGAGCGTCCATATGTGTGCAACGAGTGTGGGAAAAGCTTCATAAACAGCTCCAATCTCATAATACACAGAAGAGTACATACAGGAGAGCGTCCCTACGTTTGCACAGAGTGTGGAAAAAGCTTCCGACACAGTTCTGATCTCGTCAGGCACCAAAAAGTTCACACCGGAGAGCGGCCCTACACTTGCACAGAGTGTGGCAAATGCTTTTTCCGCAGTTCACATCTTATTAGACACCGGAGAGTTCACTCCAAAATCTAGAAAGTGGCTTCATTCAATTCATCAGTGTACTGTGATTTTACTTCATGCATTGCCAAATATATAGTTTGACCTAAAGAGGCTTGAAGAGTAATTCTAGGCAACAATAAAGATCAACCAATTGCTAATGCTATCCAGGAAATGTTGCAACTGTGCTACAgtcaaaaaaagtttaactttgtTAAAGAGTTCTAATAGTCCATTCTGGTTGTATTTTTCTGGCCTTACTGTTGTCTAACGATAATGTATTTTGCAACCTCCCTCTCGTGCTTTGTTGTGTATAGGCAAGCCAGCTACTGCCTCAGAAAGTGGAAAGAGATGGAACCTCAAAACACTCATCTGAGAAAAGCCAGGAGTAGAAGATGATAAATAGAGGAATACTAAAGCATTGATTAGAGACAGTCAGGGGTTAGGCTCCAGCATTGGGTCAGTCGAACTGAAAAATATTCATGTTTGGCTGGGTAATACGATTATGGCCTCTGGTTTATTACTGGAGAACTccagtaaaaactgaaaaatcagtACTAAATATGCAATATGAACAGTtatgtaacaaagtttttttttttgttgtttgaatgaaaagtaaaatatgttccACAGGATTTATTTCCTGTAATAGGAAACTATATTCTACTTATCTGTGTTTCAGACAGCAAACCAGTTGTCACAAACAATGCACTTTGACCCATCAGCAGTTTTCTGCTTCTTGTTCACATGGGAAACCTGCAATCTGTTATGCTAAATCCAGAATCTGCTGTATCCTATAATTAAAGATGTGTGACTTagtattatgttatttttaataatgtttcaaTGAGTTTTCTCATTGATGTCCTGCTCTCTAGACATCCCTCATACAATGACCTATCCATTGACAACATTGTGTAGTAAAACAACCTAATAGGAAATAATTGACAAACACTTGTCCCTGATTGACAATAATTTAGGGTCATTGACTGGTGTTAAAGCTGCTGAAATGTATCCTACCTTAAGTAATTCTTTTGATATTCTTTACTTTACTGCAGTTGTAGAACTATTTGTGCATGACAAGGCAGTTAATGTTTTCCAGAATAGTCCGGAATAAGTTCAGATCTTCTGGTCCTGGTcaataacacttttatttagtTTGAAGAGTTGTATGTAAACTCCTAACATTCCTTTTTTCAATACA of the Pyxicephalus adspersus unplaced genomic scaffold, UCB_Pads_2.0 Sca3579, whole genome shotgun sequence genome contains:
- the LOC140321417 gene encoding uncharacterized protein; amino-acid sequence: MKNAKGQENPTNHETQEEKTTETKTQRGRRRRKYVTSGSANTEGADGTLMGSKTKANSETKVAKPARSFLCSVCGKCFTQNASLIIHQRTHTGERPHVCKVCNKSFISSAYLVMHQRIHTGERPYVCNECGKSFINSSNLIIHRRVHTGERPYVCTECGKSFRHSSDLVRHQKVHTGERPYTCTECGKCFFRSSHLIRHRRVHSKI